One window from the genome of Dyadobacter sp. CECT 9275 encodes:
- a CDS encoding glycosyltransferase family protein — MTIAFTICSINYLAQARTLGDSLKKTNPDILFFVGLVDKLEGVKFESAYTPEYPMIEIDKIDIEEFQEMADRYNITELNTAVKPFYFTYFFKNYPDAQNVIYFDPDIIVFQPITEMLNNLTKHEAVLTPHINTEITDRLKPNELHHLNTGIYNLGFVAFRRSAANLAYIRWWEEKLRYECYIDLCNGLFTDQNWMNFLPVFVDNVHIERNPGYNAAYWNIHERKFLYSENTHLVNGKHPLIFFHYSGYDPEKPDVLSKYQDRFELSERKDLTDLFRLYKDSLIRNGNAYYRNFRCSYIKPTKLLRYQRVRKWAKKPFEFAINQLRTI, encoded by the coding sequence ATGACTATTGCTTTTACCATTTGCTCCATCAACTACCTTGCGCAGGCGAGGACACTGGGTGATTCTCTAAAAAAAACGAATCCTGACATACTCTTTTTCGTTGGCCTGGTGGATAAACTGGAAGGTGTAAAATTTGAAAGTGCATATACCCCGGAATACCCGATGATCGAGATTGACAAAATCGATATAGAGGAATTTCAGGAAATGGCCGACCGCTACAACATTACCGAACTCAATACAGCTGTAAAGCCTTTTTACTTTACTTATTTCTTTAAAAATTATCCCGACGCACAAAACGTCATCTATTTCGATCCGGATATCATTGTTTTTCAGCCGATTACTGAAATGCTGAACAACCTTACCAAACATGAGGCCGTCCTTACTCCGCATATCAACACGGAAATTACAGACCGGCTCAAACCCAATGAACTGCATCATCTGAACACTGGTATTTACAACCTGGGCTTTGTGGCTTTCAGAAGAAGCGCGGCAAACCTTGCCTACATCCGCTGGTGGGAAGAAAAGCTGCGGTATGAATGTTATATTGACCTTTGCAACGGCCTTTTTACGGATCAGAACTGGATGAATTTCCTGCCGGTCTTTGTAGATAATGTCCACATCGAGCGCAACCCGGGTTACAATGCGGCCTATTGGAATATTCATGAAAGAAAATTCTTATACAGCGAAAATACCCATCTGGTAAATGGGAAACATCCGCTCATATTCTTTCATTACAGTGGTTATGATCCCGAAAAACCGGACGTTTTGTCCAAATATCAGGACCGTTTCGAGCTTTCCGAAAGGAAAGATCTGACAGACCTTTTCAGGTTGTACAAGGATTCGCTGATCCGCAACGGCAACGCTTATTACCGGAATTTCCGTTGTTCCTATATTAAGCCAACCAAACTGCTGAGGTATCAGCGGGTCAGAAAATGGGCAAAAAAACCATTTGAATTTGCCATTAATCAGTTACGGACCATTTGA
- a CDS encoding acyltransferase family protein, whose product MKSRVEQLDGLRGIFSVLVIAHHHNAFKSSIFYDNFFVINSSLFVDFFFVLSGFVIAINYNDRIHTSSDFLQFLKKRFIRLYPLLFFTEIIFLISNLLGDHSSLKNVSTSSYSYYFRTVVDTITFMGSTPVFGGWIGLNYPAWSISAEMISYIIFGLVVLLVPRYKYPAFALLILLSVIFIFGYGDYMLAYDYGFIRGLLCFCVGIFTFQIHSRKQYHLSWAEIPFLVLLVTMMYFTHHWELNLWRLVFPVIFSAGIIIFANSLGPVTRMLSSRPFQYLGKISYSIYLNHAIVLILINILLFRYLKLPTSETMIFLSLITSIALTIFYSNFTYELIEKKFGNYLRKRWN is encoded by the coding sequence ATGAAAAGTAGAGTGGAACAATTAGATGGCCTTAGAGGAATTTTCTCCGTACTGGTCATTGCGCATCATCATAATGCATTCAAGTCTTCCATTTTCTACGACAATTTCTTTGTGATCAACTCCAGTCTTTTTGTTGATTTTTTCTTTGTCCTGAGCGGCTTTGTGATTGCCATCAATTACAACGACAGGATACATACCTCCTCGGATTTTTTACAATTCCTCAAAAAACGCTTTATCCGATTATATCCCCTGCTCTTTTTTACGGAAATCATTTTTCTGATATCCAATCTGCTAGGAGATCACAGCTCACTTAAAAATGTCAGCACGTCCAGTTATTCCTACTATTTCCGGACCGTGGTGGATACCATTACTTTCATGGGTTCAACACCTGTTTTTGGCGGGTGGATCGGACTGAATTACCCTGCCTGGTCCATCTCCGCAGAGATGATCTCGTATATCATCTTCGGTCTGGTAGTCCTGCTGGTTCCGAGATACAAGTATCCTGCCTTCGCCTTGCTGATCCTGCTGTCCGTAATATTCATCTTTGGTTACGGCGATTACATGCTGGCTTACGACTACGGATTCATCAGAGGGTTACTCTGTTTCTGTGTGGGTATTTTTACATTTCAAATTCATTCCCGAAAACAGTACCACTTATCCTGGGCCGAAATCCCCTTTCTGGTACTCTTGGTCACCATGATGTATTTCACCCATCACTGGGAGCTCAATTTATGGCGCCTGGTTTTCCCCGTTATCTTCTCGGCAGGTATCATCATTTTTGCCAATTCCCTAGGGCCCGTCACCCGGATGCTGTCCAGCCGCCCGTTTCAGTATCTGGGCAAAATTTCATATTCCATTTACCTGAACCACGCAATTGTATTAATACTGATCAACATCTTGTTGTTCAGGTACCTGAAATTACCGACTTCCGAGACAATGATCTTTCTCTCTCTGATCACTTCAATTGCCCTCACTATTTTCTATTCCAATTTCACTTATGAGCTGATCGAAAAAAAGTTTGGGAATTATCTCAGGAAACGCTGGAACTGA
- a CDS encoding ABC transporter ATP-binding protein, with protein MAVIVAENISKKYIIDHQQKRGATNLKDIVSEKIDKLFSSKNGTNTFAEKEEFWALRDVNFSIDKGDRIGIVGHNGAGKSTLLKILSRITEPTTGEIRIDGRIASLLEVGTGFHPELTGRENIFLNGAILGMAKSEIKHSFDAIVDFAGVEKFLDTPVKRYSSGMYVRLGFAIAAHLNPEILIVDEVLAVGDTEFQKKCLGKMRDVSESGRTLLFVSHNLTAIQALCNKSFYFERGNLIDQGETSQIVTKYLSKVSHKSLEKHWENMDDAPGNDQVRIKSFKLFPEYQDNLSHIDVRTPINFQFEFWNMEEGANLNLSMHLYTFTGECIFNVGTQSGTFGRGIVTGVCEIPGNFLNDGSYVVSMMIVKDTSTVLYNMEEALVFDIEDYRENVTWYGKWPGYIRPQLNFSIRQSEHVVND; from the coding sequence CTGAAAATATCAGTAAAAAATATATAATCGATCACCAACAAAAACGTGGTGCGACGAATCTCAAGGATATTGTCTCTGAGAAGATAGACAAATTGTTCTCATCTAAGAATGGCACAAACACCTTTGCTGAAAAAGAAGAGTTTTGGGCTTTACGTGATGTAAACTTCAGTATCGACAAGGGTGACAGGATTGGTATCGTTGGCCACAATGGTGCAGGAAAATCCACGCTTCTCAAAATACTGAGCCGCATTACTGAACCCACTACCGGAGAGATCAGAATCGACGGGCGCATTGCAAGCCTTCTCGAAGTTGGTACAGGTTTTCACCCTGAACTCACCGGGAGGGAAAATATCTTTCTCAACGGCGCGATCCTCGGTATGGCAAAAAGCGAGATCAAACATTCGTTCGACGCCATTGTTGATTTCGCCGGAGTTGAAAAATTTCTGGATACACCTGTAAAAAGATATTCTTCCGGGATGTATGTACGCCTGGGTTTTGCCATAGCTGCACATTTGAACCCTGAGATTCTGATCGTCGATGAAGTGCTCGCGGTTGGGGATACCGAGTTTCAGAAGAAATGCCTTGGCAAAATGCGGGACGTGTCGGAAAGCGGCAGGACGTTGCTTTTTGTGAGCCATAACCTGACCGCCATTCAGGCCTTGTGCAACAAATCCTTTTATTTCGAACGCGGCAATCTGATCGACCAGGGAGAAACCTCACAGATTGTCACCAAATATCTCAGCAAGGTTTCCCACAAGTCACTGGAAAAACACTGGGAAAATATGGATGATGCACCTGGAAATGACCAGGTACGCATCAAAAGTTTCAAACTTTTCCCTGAGTATCAGGATAATCTGTCGCATATTGATGTCAGGACGCCGATTAACTTTCAGTTCGAATTCTGGAACATGGAAGAAGGTGCAAACCTGAACCTGAGTATGCATTTGTATACTTTCACGGGGGAGTGTATCTTTAATGTGGGTACGCAATCCGGGACCTTTGGCAGAGGTATCGTAACGGGTGTCTGTGAAATACCGGGGAATTTTCTTAATGACGGCTCCTATGTAGTTTCTATGATGATCGTAAAGGACACCAGCACAGTACTTTACAACATGGAAGAAGCACTTGTTTTTGATATTGAAGATTACCGAGAAAATGTAACCTGGTATGGCAAATGGCCTGGCTATATTCGTCCCCAACTCAATTTTTCCATTCGTCAATCTGAACATGTAGTGAATGATTAA
- a CDS encoding WbqC family protein, with protein MTIGIMQPYIFPYIGYFQLIRAVDKFVIYDDVNFINKGWINRNRILVSGEAHLFTIPLKDASQNKLIREVELARDTSWKKKFLKTLQQSYQKAPNYPKVFPLLEEIVHLEAETIAELTVYALIKLCNYMDLKTEIIPSSSVYNNTSLKAQERILDICRQENATGYINAIGGMELYDKQKFGEAGIRLEFIKSLPVSYPQFKNAFVPWLSVIDILMFNEQENITRFLDQYELL; from the coding sequence ATGACAATTGGTATCATGCAGCCCTATATATTCCCCTATATAGGTTATTTCCAGCTAATCAGAGCGGTTGACAAATTTGTGATCTATGATGACGTCAACTTCATTAACAAGGGCTGGATCAACAGAAACAGGATACTGGTATCGGGTGAGGCGCATCTGTTCACCATTCCGCTGAAAGACGCCAGCCAGAACAAGCTGATCAGGGAAGTGGAGCTTGCCAGAGATACTTCCTGGAAAAAAAAGTTTTTGAAAACCCTCCAGCAGTCGTACCAAAAGGCCCCTAATTATCCAAAGGTTTTTCCGCTACTGGAAGAAATCGTACATTTAGAAGCGGAAACGATTGCAGAGCTGACCGTATATGCCCTGATAAAGTTATGTAACTATATGGACCTCAAAACGGAAATCATTCCGTCATCGTCCGTTTATAACAATACATCTCTGAAAGCACAGGAACGTATACTAGATATTTGCAGGCAGGAAAATGCAACCGGTTATATCAATGCGATCGGTGGCATGGAATTATATGACAAGCAGAAGTTCGGAGAAGCGGGTATCAGGCTGGAGTTTATCAAAAGTCTGCCTGTAAGTTATCCTCAATTCAAAAATGCTTTCGTACCTTGGCTTTCCGTAATTGATATTTTGATGTTTAATGAACAGGAAAATATTACCCGCTTTTTAGATCAATACGAACTTTTATAA
- a CDS encoding DegT/DnrJ/EryC1/StrS family aminotransferase, whose amino-acid sequence MINVTKTFLPDQEQYIQYVREIWDRGYLTNNGPVLKQLEAELREYLNIDQLYFCTNGTIVLQIAIKALQLKGEIITTPFSYCATSNAILWENCVPVFVDIDASTLNINPDLIEDAITPATSAILATHVYGNPCEIEKIEEIAKRHHLKVIYDAAHAFGVKYKNRSLLSYGDLSTCSFHSTKVFHTIEGGMLVSNHPELHEKLHLLRAFGHQGDELYLYAGINGKNSEFHAAMGLCMLPHVKDIIEARKEIFSWYDSMLNWDNLSRPTLHPEIEYNYSYYPVLLPSEAHLKGLLEVLAKEEIIPRRYFYPSLNTLSFMPVKYSCPVSEDVSLRVISLPLFVGLSYSDTQRICNIINDFLSP is encoded by the coding sequence ATGATTAATGTCACTAAAACCTTTTTACCAGATCAGGAACAGTATATTCAGTATGTTCGTGAGATCTGGGACAGAGGCTACTTAACCAATAACGGCCCTGTACTGAAACAGCTTGAAGCCGAATTAAGAGAGTATCTGAATATAGATCAGTTATATTTTTGTACCAACGGGACCATTGTACTTCAGATTGCCATCAAAGCTCTTCAGTTAAAGGGTGAAATTATCACAACGCCTTTTTCGTACTGTGCGACTTCCAATGCAATTCTTTGGGAAAACTGTGTTCCGGTATTTGTAGATATAGACGCCTCGACACTCAACATCAATCCGGATTTAATTGAAGATGCCATTACACCGGCCACCAGTGCTATTCTGGCAACGCATGTGTATGGTAATCCCTGTGAAATTGAGAAAATTGAAGAAATAGCCAAACGGCATCATCTTAAGGTAATTTACGACGCAGCACATGCCTTCGGAGTGAAGTATAAAAACCGTTCTTTACTTTCTTATGGCGATTTGAGTACCTGCAGTTTTCATTCTACCAAAGTATTTCATACTATTGAAGGCGGCATGCTGGTATCCAACCATCCCGAACTGCATGAAAAACTTCATCTGCTCCGGGCATTCGGACATCAGGGCGACGAGCTTTATTTATATGCGGGTATTAACGGCAAAAATTCAGAATTCCATGCTGCCATGGGACTGTGCATGCTTCCTCATGTAAAAGATATTATTGAAGCCCGGAAGGAGATTTTCTCCTGGTACGACAGTATGCTGAACTGGGATAACCTTTCCAGGCCAACGCTGCATCCGGAAATTGAATATAACTATTCGTATTATCCTGTTCTCCTGCCATCAGAAGCGCATCTTAAAGGCTTACTGGAAGTGCTTGCCAAAGAGGAGATTATTCCTCGAAGGTATTTTTATCCTTCACTCAATACACTCTCTTTCATGCCGGTTAAATACAGCTGCCCGGTTTCTGAGGATGTATCCCTCCGGGTGATAAGCCTGCCACTTTTTGTTGGCCTCTCCTATTCCGATACACAGCGGATCTGTAATATTATCAACGATTTTTTATCGCCATAA
- a CDS encoding acetyltransferase, which produces MAKVIIFGVLDTAELAHYYLRHDTEHEVVAFAVNREYIREDSFKGLPVVAFEDVETLFPPAGYSFFAPMTGRNMNRNREAIYNQAKAKGYQFISYVSSKATTFENKIGDNCFILEDNTIQPFTTIGNNVVMWSGNHIGHHGTIHDHVFFTSHVVLSGHCNVESYSFFGVNATIRDYTHIAQGTLAGMASAITKETEEWGIYIGNPAKKVPGKKSYEAY; this is translated from the coding sequence ATGGCCAAAGTTATCATTTTTGGAGTACTGGATACCGCCGAGCTTGCACACTATTATCTTCGGCACGATACGGAGCATGAGGTTGTAGCTTTTGCCGTAAACCGGGAATATATCCGGGAAGATTCATTCAAGGGGTTGCCAGTAGTGGCTTTTGAAGACGTAGAGACCCTTTTCCCCCCTGCCGGTTATTCCTTTTTCGCTCCGATGACCGGACGTAATATGAACCGCAACAGGGAGGCTATTTACAATCAGGCCAAGGCAAAGGGATATCAGTTTATCTCCTACGTCAGTTCCAAGGCAACTACTTTTGAAAACAAGATCGGCGATAACTGCTTCATACTGGAAGACAATACCATTCAGCCTTTCACTACCATCGGTAATAATGTTGTGATGTGGAGCGGCAATCATATCGGGCATCATGGTACCATCCATGACCACGTGTTTTTTACTTCCCATGTAGTACTTTCCGGGCATTGTAATGTTGAATCCTACTCCTTTTTTGGGGTAAACGCAACCATCCGGGATTATACCCACATTGCACAGGGAACCCTGGCCGGCATGGCCTCCGCCATTACAAAAGAGACAGAAGAATGGGGGATTTACATTGGCAATCCCGCCAAAAAAGTTCCTGGTAAAAAAAGTTACGAGGCTTACTGA
- a CDS encoding glycosyltransferase family 4 protein gives MTQKKILFISHDANRAGSQLLLLQLLRLLKDKEIPMHLLLCNGGELESDFEEVVSTTRLYHDGSPASSQQLTGKILKKVNLYKLYEERFAQKENERIVAELESENIGLVFVNSIANAEVYYSFLSFLHHLPVVLFVHELAMSVKIYTHEKHLNFLLRKTDHLIAVSRAVANFYVKKYDFPIQHVSTFTLIDHEHIDRKLREVQGDLLEKTYRIPQDAIIIGGCGNAEWRKGNDVFNWIARRVIQKTAPLPVYFVWVGAGPQHEIYELIESDVRLMGLSERIILIPPTPKALDYINRFDVLLLSSREDPYPLVVLEAALQEIPIVCFQDAGGAPELIEADAGFVVPFLDIDAAADAVIQLILDPAMREAMGQKARKKVLERHNTAKSVGNIEAIIQKYLPLQVSEQQNQ, from the coding sequence ATGACGCAGAAGAAGATACTATTTATCAGCCACGATGCCAACAGAGCAGGTAGCCAGTTGTTGCTGTTGCAGCTATTGAGGCTATTAAAGGATAAAGAGATTCCAATGCATCTTTTGTTATGTAACGGAGGAGAACTTGAAAGTGATTTCGAAGAGGTGGTAAGTACAACACGGCTTTATCACGACGGCAGCCCTGCTTCCAGCCAACAGCTTACCGGTAAGATTTTAAAAAAAGTCAATCTTTATAAATTATACGAAGAAAGGTTTGCTCAGAAAGAGAATGAACGGATCGTGGCCGAACTGGAAAGTGAGAACATAGGCCTTGTTTTCGTTAATTCAATTGCCAATGCGGAAGTTTATTACAGCTTCCTGTCCTTTCTCCACCATTTGCCGGTTGTGCTTTTTGTCCACGAACTGGCCATGTCCGTGAAGATATACACGCACGAAAAACATCTGAATTTCTTACTCAGGAAAACCGACCACCTGATCGCCGTTTCCAGGGCCGTGGCCAATTTCTATGTAAAAAAATACGACTTCCCGATACAGCACGTCAGCACTTTCACGCTGATTGACCATGAGCATATTGACAGAAAGCTGAGGGAAGTACAAGGCGACCTTTTAGAAAAAACATACCGTATTCCTCAGGATGCTATTATCATAGGGGGCTGTGGCAATGCCGAATGGCGGAAAGGCAATGACGTTTTCAACTGGATTGCGCGCCGCGTTATACAAAAAACAGCCCCTCTCCCGGTTTACTTTGTCTGGGTTGGGGCGGGTCCTCAGCACGAGATTTACGAACTCATCGAAAGCGATGTACGGCTCATGGGACTTTCGGAAAGAATTATCCTGATTCCGCCAACGCCCAAAGCCCTGGACTATATCAACCGCTTTGATGTGCTGCTGTTAAGTTCGCGGGAAGATCCCTATCCGCTGGTCGTACTGGAAGCTGCGTTGCAGGAAATACCTATTGTATGCTTTCAGGATGCAGGCGGCGCACCGGAACTGATAGAAGCAGATGCCGGATTTGTCGTTCCTTTTCTGGATATAGACGCTGCGGCCGATGCCGTTATCCAATTGATCCTGGATCCTGCGATGCGGGAAGCTATGGGGCAAAAAGCCCGTAAAAAAGTATTGGAAAGACACAACACTGCTAAAAGTGTTGGTAATATCGAAGCCATCATTCAAAAGTATTTACCCTTACAGGTTTCGGAACAGCAGAATCAATGA
- a CDS encoding DUF5672 family protein, translating to MKELVTVVVPVINPILTPLEEMALHHSLDVLKNHPVIFLSYEGADLSVIREYWSHLDIIHFPERYFHSRKAFSPLLLMEEFYERFNWADYLLVHELNSWIVKDELNYWCNQGYDFLKAAPVFENKKSKASLTNPFSRIKGLSEEQKTVLGNSYDQNGFMLCYIERMYDMLKNNSKQAYKYRHTETLPNADALFWDLEPNRFMPKLRKPTEIVQNFFARHITHLEDLKSLKTSQLPFAITGITSIKGITSEIARELPYYP from the coding sequence ATGAAAGAGCTTGTAACTGTTGTAGTACCGGTTATAAACCCCATACTTACGCCACTGGAAGAAATGGCGCTGCATCATAGTCTGGATGTGCTTAAAAATCATCCTGTTATTTTTTTAAGCTATGAAGGCGCAGACCTCTCCGTTATAAGGGAGTACTGGAGTCACCTGGATATTATCCATTTCCCGGAACGTTACTTTCATTCCCGCAAGGCGTTTTCGCCCCTCCTGCTGATGGAGGAGTTTTACGAGCGTTTCAACTGGGCGGACTACCTGCTGGTTCATGAACTAAACAGCTGGATTGTTAAAGATGAACTTAATTACTGGTGTAACCAGGGTTATGATTTTCTGAAAGCGGCTCCTGTTTTTGAAAATAAAAAAAGCAAAGCTTCCCTGACCAATCCATTTTCCAGAATAAAGGGGCTGTCCGAAGAGCAAAAAACTGTACTCGGGAACAGTTATGATCAGAATGGGTTCATGCTATGTTACATCGAGCGAATGTATGATATGCTGAAGAACAACAGCAAACAGGCATACAAATACCGTCATACGGAAACGTTGCCTAACGCTGATGCCCTGTTCTGGGATCTGGAGCCCAACCGTTTTATGCCGAAACTTCGTAAACCTACCGAAATTGTTCAGAATTTCTTTGCCCGTCATATTACCCATCTTGAAGACCTCAAGTCTTTAAAAACCAGTCAGTTGCCATTTGCAATTACTGGTATTACTTCCATTAAAGGAATTACCTCAGAGATTGCCCGGGAGCTACCCTATTATCCCTGA
- a CDS encoding glycosyltransferase family 39 protein has protein sequence MVVLYWLSFIAFLYCIGYVSGKIAQPSLSEWIIVSFVLFTGSVIPTGFILSALDLTASTASWITGNFLMLGIHWRLWAFLNPGQTTYRISDVAKNRLQTFRLWTRELSPYLKFLFILLFGTLAIVGITNLILVLFTVPNEWDSMTGHLNRAVRYIQRGTMEHFGGTNWNMDTYPKSPTTIHIYTYLISGKIENAFKFLHHSAYYVTLVAVFGIAQRIGRNLSASLFCALSYALFLDFLMQAITTETDIVLTAYLSCLLYFLFTYFAAKNSKYLYLSGMVFGIVFGHKVTFALLLPSVFVVMLYTVFLAPTFSVFFGRFIKLAAAILLAMLVYTFPTGYIRNIQVFGHPIGPPTSLKHQSIERAGPLSNLFEQGSRNVVRYGYDFFNLDGIRNAQWGYDLNTLVRKPIVKLEDKLHMRLDEETDFSIVPFTFQRRFDFYNANPYWGVFGFALILPLILLVFFRVLWSRVHWFLALAFVLHFAAISYSAPYDPFKGRYFIETGIFGVLFLLLLFSNHRLSIIKPRRKIWKGYVALIVSAACVSAVMSVFLNIRCLPFAAYGHESALKMDRIAFQTFARPDITKAYVTFDSLVPQDATVALATINDDFEYPLYGKKLSRKLISINPFEQGLKPIPKEADYLFYDKSVVNDTSKIKALPTDIRLGSDTTMTNLIVKGEDYYLRKLK, from the coding sequence ATGGTAGTTCTGTACTGGCTTTCTTTTATTGCATTTCTTTATTGCATTGGTTACGTTTCGGGGAAAATTGCCCAGCCGTCACTCAGTGAATGGATCATTGTTTCCTTTGTTCTTTTTACCGGGAGTGTGATTCCAACCGGTTTTATCCTTTCAGCACTTGACCTGACGGCCAGCACGGCCAGCTGGATCACCGGCAATTTTTTAATGCTCGGAATCCATTGGCGTTTGTGGGCCTTCCTCAATCCGGGTCAAACCACATACAGGATTTCGGACGTAGCAAAAAACAGGTTACAGACGTTCCGGTTATGGACCCGGGAGTTATCCCCCTACCTGAAATTTCTCTTTATTCTGCTTTTTGGAACCCTGGCCATTGTCGGGATAACAAACCTCATCCTTGTGTTATTTACCGTACCCAATGAGTGGGACAGTATGACGGGGCATTTGAACCGCGCCGTGAGATATATCCAGCGGGGAACCATGGAACATTTTGGTGGTACCAACTGGAACATGGATACCTACCCTAAAAGCCCGACCACCATTCATATCTACACTTACCTGATCAGTGGCAAAATTGAAAACGCGTTTAAGTTTCTCCACCATTCGGCCTATTATGTAACGCTTGTAGCCGTTTTTGGAATCGCGCAGAGAATAGGACGTAACCTGTCCGCCAGTTTGTTTTGTGCGCTGTCGTATGCCCTGTTCCTGGATTTCCTGATGCAGGCCATCACCACAGAAACCGACATCGTGCTGACAGCCTATCTCAGCTGCCTGTTATACTTTCTGTTCACTTATTTCGCCGCCAAGAACAGCAAATACCTGTATCTTTCCGGAATGGTTTTCGGTATTGTATTTGGCCATAAGGTAACTTTCGCATTGCTGCTGCCATCGGTTTTCGTGGTGATGTTGTACACGGTTTTTCTGGCTCCCACGTTTTCTGTCTTTTTCGGAAGGTTCATCAAACTTGCAGCTGCTATCTTGCTGGCCATGCTGGTTTATACTTTCCCTACCGGATATATCAGGAATATTCAGGTATTCGGGCATCCGATTGGACCGCCTACATCATTGAAACATCAATCCATTGAAAGAGCCGGGCCTTTGTCCAATCTGTTCGAACAAGGCAGCCGTAACGTAGTGCGGTATGGTTATGACTTCTTTAATCTGGATGGCATCCGGAATGCACAATGGGGATATGACCTTAATACCCTGGTGCGCAAACCTATTGTGAAGCTGGAAGACAAGCTGCACATGCGGCTGGACGAAGAAACCGATTTTTCAATTGTTCCCTTCACATTTCAGCGTCGGTTTGATTTTTACAATGCCAATCCTTACTGGGGCGTTTTCGGTTTTGCACTGATCCTGCCTTTGATATTGCTTGTATTCTTCAGAGTTCTCTGGTCCAGGGTACACTGGTTTCTGGCACTGGCTTTTGTCCTGCATTTTGCAGCCATTTCCTACTCGGCGCCCTATGATCCTTTCAAAGGCAGGTATTTCATAGAGACAGGGATTTTCGGAGTACTTTTTCTACTCCTGCTGTTTTCCAATCACCGCCTGTCCATTATCAAGCCCCGGCGCAAAATATGGAAGGGATATGTGGCCCTCATCGTATCGGCTGCCTGCGTATCTGCCGTGATGTCGGTGTTCCTTAACATCCGTTGTCTGCCTTTTGCGGCTTACGGCCATGAATCTGCTCTAAAAATGGACCGGATAGCATTTCAGACCTTTGCCCGGCCGGATATCACAAAGGCCTACGTTACTTTTGACTCACTCGTTCCGCAGGATGCTACCGTGGCGCTTGCTACCATAAACGATGATTTCGAATATCCGCTTTATGGTAAAAAACTAAGCAGGAAACTGATATCCATTAACCCCTTTGAACAAGGCCTGAAGCCCATACCCAAAGAGGCGGATTATCTTTTCTATGACAAAAGTGTGGTGAACGATACCAGCAAAATCAAAGCACTGCCGACAGACATACGCCTGGGTTCGGACACCACCATGACCAACCTGATCGTAAAAGGTGAAGATTACTATCTTCGCAAACTCAAATGA
- a CDS encoding glycosyltransferase family 2 protein gives MSFLQQNTDSLRKFLSADQMLPPGQHNTSGYPRLTVITPSYNQADFLERTIKSVLNQQYPNLEYIIIDGGSTDHSVDIIRKYEKYLSYWVSEKDKGQVHAINKALQKATGEYISFQNSDDVYFPGTLKRFGEAALKKADDILFGDLYMITVTDEVTELLKTTSYSLDSQILEGMQIHNQSLFFKKSLVDKFGLFDESYRFAFDYEFITRYTADQTATVRKVDGLAGALRVHADAKSSTIATVGKDEHEQIQKLYISRLNIPSISKLRYLWCRFRKIAYFIGRLDFKYIGYRLSR, from the coding sequence ATGAGTTTTCTTCAGCAAAATACGGATAGTCTGCGCAAATTCCTGTCAGCGGACCAAATGCTGCCGCCAGGGCAACATAACACGTCGGGGTATCCCCGGCTCACGGTTATAACACCCTCCTACAACCAGGCCGACTTTCTGGAAAGAACCATAAAAAGCGTGCTCAACCAGCAATATCCCAATCTGGAGTATATCATCATCGACGGCGGGTCCACCGACCATAGTGTTGATATCATTAGAAAATATGAAAAGTACCTGAGCTACTGGGTTTCCGAAAAAGACAAAGGACAGGTACATGCCATTAACAAAGCGCTGCAAAAGGCAACCGGGGAGTATATTTCCTTCCAGAATTCGGACGATGTCTATTTCCCGGGTACGCTGAAACGTTTTGGAGAAGCCGCTTTGAAAAAAGCAGACGACATACTCTTTGGAGACCTGTATATGATCACCGTAACCGACGAAGTGACCGAACTTTTAAAAACAACTTCTTACAGCCTGGACAGTCAGATCCTGGAAGGTATGCAGATTCATAACCAGTCACTGTTTTTTAAGAAGTCCCTCGTGGATAAATTCGGTCTTTTTGACGAATCATACCGCTTCGCTTTCGACTACGAATTCATTACCCGCTACACCGCCGACCAAACTGCCACAGTAAGAAAAGTGGACGGTCTTGCCGGAGCGTTGCGGGTGCATGCGGATGCCAAGTCCTCCACCATTGCAACGGTGGGAAAAGACGAGCACGAGCAGATACAAAAATTGTATATTTCGAGGTTAAATATCCCTTCCATCAGCAAATTAAGGTATCTTTGGTGCAGGTTTAGGAAAATTGCCTATTTCATTGGCAGGTTAGATTTTAAATACATAGGTTACAGGTTATCCAGATGA